In Kogia breviceps isolate mKogBre1 chromosome 7, mKogBre1 haplotype 1, whole genome shotgun sequence, a single window of DNA contains:
- the LOC131759615 gene encoding lysine-specific demethylase 4D-like, producing the protein MKAMKSKSNGAQNPSCSIMVFHPTKEELNDFDNYIAYMESQGAHRAGLAKIIPPKDWKARETYDDIDDILIAAPLQQVTSGQAGVFTQYHKKKKAMTVGEYHHLAKSEKYGTPPHFDFKDLERKYWKTRLYGSPVYGADVSGSLFDTNTKQWNLGHLGTIQDLLEQECGVVIEGVNTPYLYFGMWKTAFAWHTEDMDLYSINYLHFGEPKTWYAVPPEHGRRLERLARELFPGSSRGCEAFLRHKVALISPTVLKDNGIPFGRVTQEAGEFIVTFPYGYHSGFNHGFNCAEAINFASPRWIDYGKVASQCSCGEARVAFSMDAFVRILQPERYELWKRGQDRTVVDHTQPTAPGSQGLNAWREIRSTGGAALVPRHHQPRSAPRRRGPVASGGGTRPRVPEPAVSRSPSPARSSCSAAQFVAAATRTSGEPGPTLPPIPGPSAPDRHPAGSCGPRRRPWEQGTQETTAPPRAKRRLSLDIAQDPEAQRLPVNAHSPDNADPLSLGLQQHAKDSGCGCGPVP; encoded by the coding sequence ATGAAAGCTATGAAGTCTAAGTCCAATGGGGCCCAGAACCCAAGTTGTAGCATAATGGTATTTCATCCAACCAAAGAAGAGTTGAATGATTTCGATAACTACATTGCTTATATGGAATCCCAAGGTGCACACCGAGCAGGCCTGGCTAAGATAATACCACCCAAGGACTGGAAAGCCAGAGAGACCTACGATGATATCGATGACATCTTAATAGCTGCTCCCCTCCagcaggtgacttctgggcaggCAGGTGTGTTTACTCAataccacaaaaagaagaaagccaTGACCGTGGGTGAGTACCACCACTTAGCAAAGAGTGAAAAATATGGGACTCCACCACACTTCGATTTTAAGGACCTGGAGCGAAAATATTGGAAAACACGCCTCTATGGTTCACCAGTATATGGTGCAGACGTCAGTGGCTCCTTATTCGATACAAACACGAAGCAGTGGAACCTTGGACACCTGGGAACCATTCAGGACCTGCTGGAGCAGGAGTGCGGAGTGGTCATCGAAGGCGTCAACACCCCCTACCTGTACTTCGGCATGTGGAAGACCGCCTTCGCCTGGCACACGGAGGACATGGACCTTTACAGCATCAACTACCTGCACTTCGGGGAGCCCAAGACGTGGTACGCCGTGCCCCCGGAGCACGGCCGGCGCCTGGAACGCCTGGCTAGGGAGCTTTTCCCGGGCAGCTCGCGGGGCTGTGAGGCCTTCCTGCGGCACAAGGTGGCTCTCATCTCGCCCACGGTCCTCAAGGACAACGGCATCCCCTTCGGTCGGGTCACTCAGGAGGCTGGAGAGTTCATAGTCACGTTTCCCTATGGCTACCACTCTGGCTTCAACCATGGCTTCAACTGCGCGGAAGCCATCAATTTCGCCTCCCCGCGCTGGATCGATTATGGCAAAGTGGCCTCGCAGTGCAGCTGCGGGGAGGCCCGGGTCGCCTTCTCCATGGACGCCTTCGTGCGCATCCTGCAACCGGAGCGCTACGAGCTGTGGAAACGCGGGCAGGACCGAACCGTGGTGGACCACACGCAGCCCACGGCGCCGGGCAGCCAGGGCCTGAACGCCTGGAGGGAGATCCGCTCGACCGGGGGAGCCGCTCTCGTCCCGAGGCACCACCAGCCCCGCAGCGCTCCGCGCCGCCGTGGGCCTGTAGCCTCGGGCGGTGGAACCCGCCCCCGAGTCcctgagcctgctgtgtcccGGAGCCCCTCGCCGGCCCGGAGTTCTTGCTCTGCCGCCCAGTTCGTGGCTGCGGCCACCCGCACCTCCGGGGAGCCCGGCCCGACTCTGCCGCCGATCCCAGGTCCATCCGCCCCGGATCGCCACCCAGCTGGAAGCTGTGGCCCTCGTCGTCGTCCTTGGGAACAGGGGACTCAGGAGACAACTGCTCCCCCCAGGGCTAAGAGGAGGCTTTCCTTAGACATAGCTCAGGACCCAGAGGCTCAGcgcctgcctgtgaatgcacactCGCCGGACAACGCTGACCCGCTCAGCCTTGGGCTCCAGCAACACGCCAAGGATTCTGGGTGTGGTTGTGGCCCTGTCCCCTAA